The following are encoded together in the Bradyrhizobium sp. CCGUVB1N3 genome:
- the mnmA gene encoding tRNA 2-thiouridine(34) synthase MnmA, which translates to MRNSLDLEGRPQDTRVVVAMSGGVDSSTTAALLKAEGYDVVGITLQLYDHGAATHRKGACCAGQDIHDARDVAAKLGIPHYVLDYEDRFRESVIDNFADSYALGETPVPCIECNRSVKFRDLLKTARELGAVALATGHYVASRGLADGSRALVCAADSERDQSYFLFATTREQLDYLRFPLGDMTKTETRELARRFGLSVADKHDSQDICFVPTGRYTDIITRLRPNAMEPGDIVDLDGRVIGQHHGIANFTVGQRRGLGIASGSPLYVVRLEAATRRVVVGARDALKMHRIVLRDVNWIGDGDIDRAIGGGLEMFVRVRSTRAPQPAWLRGGDGHYEVELVAGEEGVSPGQACVFYDAPSGQARVLGGGFIQSAAAKVASDAARPLAEAVRG; encoded by the coding sequence ATGCGCAACAGTCTGGATCTCGAAGGCCGTCCGCAGGACACCAGGGTCGTCGTCGCCATGTCGGGCGGCGTGGACTCCTCGACGACGGCTGCGCTGCTGAAGGCCGAAGGCTACGACGTCGTCGGCATCACGCTCCAGCTCTACGACCATGGCGCGGCGACCCATCGCAAGGGTGCCTGCTGCGCCGGCCAGGACATCCACGACGCGCGCGACGTCGCCGCCAAGCTCGGCATACCCCACTACGTGCTCGACTATGAGGACCGCTTTCGCGAGTCCGTCATCGACAATTTTGCCGACAGCTACGCGCTCGGTGAGACGCCGGTGCCATGCATCGAGTGCAACCGCTCGGTCAAGTTCCGCGATCTCCTGAAGACCGCGCGCGAGCTCGGCGCCGTCGCGCTTGCGACCGGCCACTATGTTGCCTCGCGCGGTCTTGCCGACGGCTCCCGTGCGCTGGTCTGCGCTGCAGATAGCGAGCGCGACCAGAGCTATTTTCTGTTCGCGACCACCCGCGAGCAGCTCGACTACTTGCGTTTCCCGCTCGGCGACATGACCAAGACCGAGACGCGCGAGCTCGCCCGCCGCTTTGGCCTCAGCGTTGCCGACAAGCACGACAGCCAGGACATCTGCTTCGTGCCCACGGGGCGCTACACCGACATCATCACCCGGCTGCGTCCCAATGCGATGGAGCCCGGTGACATCGTCGATCTCGACGGCCGCGTCATCGGCCAGCATCACGGCATCGCCAATTTCACCGTCGGCCAGCGCCGCGGCCTCGGCATCGCCTCCGGCTCGCCGCTGTATGTGGTGCGGCTCGAGGCCGCGACCCGCCGCGTCGTGGTCGGCGCGCGCGATGCCTTGAAGATGCACCGCATCGTGCTGCGCGACGTCAACTGGATCGGCGACGGCGATATCGATCGCGCGATCGGCGGCGGCCTCGAAATGTTCGTGCGCGTGCGCTCGACCCGGGCGCCGCAGCCGGCCTGGCTGCGCGGCGGCGACGGCCACTACGAGGTCGAGCTCGTCGCCGGCGAAGAGGGCGTCTCGCCGGGACAGGCCTGCGTGTTCTACGATGCGCCGTCGGGGCAGGCGCGCGTGCTCGGCGGCGGCTTTATCCAGAGCGCAGCCGCGAAGGTCGCAAGCGATGCGGCGCGGCCGCTCGCGGAAGCGGTCCGCGGCTGA
- a CDS encoding MFS transporter — MTEITANRSFTEGSPDAGLLASAISKNTWRLVPLLGLAYLFNYLDRTSVGFAALQMNKDIGLSATQFGWGAGILFFSYCLLEVPSNMMMYRFGARRWLARIMITWGLAAAATAFATGPYSFYLIRFLLGVFEAGFFPGVIWYISIWFPEKHRTSVLALFMAATPLSSLLGSPISAALLGMDGFWGLAGWQWMFLIEGLPACVLGILCLVLLADRPEQARWLTPQERQALLSALAGDKHDKPKKNLWAAMKDSRVLMLTAITFAFTIGSYGIGIWLPLILKGHGLSNMEVGWLSAVPYLFATIGMLFWASLVDRKGQKIYNLMAALILGALGLALSVVFTSLAPALACLTLALVGTISARTVFYTIPQSFLTGAAAAGGIAFINSVGAFGGFVGPYMVGLLKDATGSFNAGMIGMAVILVVATGISGALKLVAEKM; from the coding sequence ATGACCGAAATCACGGCCAACAGATCATTCACGGAAGGAAGTCCCGATGCGGGACTGCTAGCAAGTGCCATTTCCAAGAACACCTGGCGTTTGGTCCCGCTTCTGGGTCTCGCCTATCTCTTCAACTACCTCGATCGCACCAGCGTCGGCTTTGCTGCACTGCAAATGAACAAGGATATCGGTCTGAGCGCCACTCAATTCGGCTGGGGCGCCGGAATCCTGTTCTTCAGCTACTGCCTTCTGGAAGTTCCGAGCAACATGATGATGTACCGGTTCGGTGCGCGGCGCTGGCTGGCCCGCATCATGATCACGTGGGGCCTTGCTGCGGCGGCGACTGCGTTTGCGACGGGACCGTACAGCTTCTACCTGATCCGCTTTCTCCTCGGTGTATTCGAGGCCGGCTTCTTTCCGGGCGTGATCTGGTACATCTCGATCTGGTTTCCCGAGAAGCACCGGACGAGCGTGCTCGCCCTGTTCATGGCTGCGACGCCGCTCTCCTCGCTGCTGGGAAGTCCGATCTCGGCAGCCCTCCTCGGGATGGATGGATTCTGGGGGCTTGCAGGCTGGCAGTGGATGTTTCTGATCGAAGGCCTTCCGGCATGCGTGCTCGGAATTCTGTGTCTCGTTCTGCTCGCCGACAGGCCCGAGCAGGCTCGATGGCTCACGCCTCAGGAGCGACAAGCGCTTCTGTCCGCTCTTGCCGGCGACAAGCACGACAAGCCCAAAAAGAACCTGTGGGCCGCAATGAAAGATTCGCGGGTGCTGATGCTCACGGCGATCACCTTCGCCTTCACGATCGGCTCCTACGGCATAGGCATCTGGTTGCCATTGATCCTGAAGGGGCACGGTCTGAGCAACATGGAAGTCGGGTGGCTCTCGGCCGTTCCCTACCTCTTCGCAACGATAGGCATGCTGTTTTGGGCCAGTCTCGTGGATCGGAAAGGTCAGAAGATCTACAATCTCATGGCCGCTCTGATCCTTGGCGCCCTGGGCCTTGCCCTCTCGGTCGTCTTCACCTCGCTCGCTCCGGCCCTTGCCTGCCTGACACTGGCGTTGGTCGGCACGATCTCCGCGCGGACGGTCTTCTACACGATCCCGCAGAGCTTCCTGACGGGCGCCGCGGCGGCCGGGGGAATAGCGTTCATCAACTCTGTCGGTGCGTTCGGCGGTTTCGTGGGTCCCTATATGGTCGGCCTTCTGAAGGACGCGACCGGCTCCTTCAACGCCGGCATGATCGGGATGGCCGTGATCCTCGTCGTGGCGACAGGAATTTCCGGCGCACTCAAACTGGTCGCCGAGAAGATGTGA
- a CDS encoding flagellar hook-length control protein FliK → MTSDVAASVSVQTASPKPARLQGSTANDQFGALVDSNTAAASSTPSQTSDSAPRRTDNASSSSSDKSTRDTSSTDSSSQSKSTDATDDSTSAATDTPADPGKATDKTKGKSDASGTKSSEKSDDGKGDKTEDTDGLAAAIQADPTQAAATATPDPNAVVVAAPVVPVDPSAAASQAAGNSSSPLTIAAAGIAASASTAAQMAAPAVKSDATGGKTAATTDAGTAAKAALTDAAASATADASPTDPQTQGALTATVAQATPKTSFMAAATTQQNTDVSDLGQDTSKTGTTGATPNQATTATNPNAAAHPQAAKPQVDGNTTEAKADASDKTAPAAPATASTHDHTASTQALTSTTDTSAQAAVAVQAPQTTTTSVAGASTATLTATAATATAVPISGLPVTIAAAARSGKTQFDVSLDPVELGRIDVRINVDRNGQVTSHLTVEKPETLSMLRQDAPQLQRALDDAGLKTGSNGLSFSLRDQNSSGQNSGNNNDNGSNARRLIISDEDAAPAAPVGRGYGRMLGSSSGVDIRV, encoded by the coding sequence GTGACGTCAGATGTAGCCGCAAGCGTGTCGGTCCAGACCGCGTCGCCGAAACCTGCCCGCTTGCAGGGATCGACGGCGAACGACCAGTTCGGCGCGCTCGTCGACAGCAACACGGCGGCTGCCAGCAGCACGCCGAGCCAGACCTCGGATTCCGCACCGCGCCGCACCGACAATGCGTCCTCGTCCTCCTCCGACAAGAGCACGCGCGATACGTCGTCGACGGACTCCTCGTCGCAAAGCAAATCGACGGATGCGACCGACGATTCGACCTCTGCCGCCACCGACACGCCGGCCGATCCCGGCAAGGCGACCGACAAGACCAAAGGTAAGTCGGACGCCTCCGGCACGAAATCGAGCGAAAAATCCGACGACGGCAAGGGTGACAAGACCGAGGACACTGATGGTCTGGCCGCCGCCATTCAGGCCGATCCCACGCAGGCAGCCGCCACCGCAACGCCCGATCCGAACGCCGTCGTCGTCGCGGCGCCGGTCGTCCCGGTCGATCCGAGCGCGGCCGCGAGCCAGGCTGCCGGCAATTCAAGTTCGCCGCTCACGATCGCAGCCGCCGGCATTGCCGCGAGTGCCTCGACCGCGGCGCAGATGGCTGCGCCCGCGGTCAAGTCCGACGCGACCGGCGGCAAGACCGCCGCAACCACCGATGCCGGCACCGCCGCAAAAGCCGCGCTGACGGATGCTGCCGCCAGCGCGACGGCCGACGCTTCGCCGACCGATCCGCAAACCCAGGGCGCGCTGACCGCCACTGTTGCCCAGGCCACGCCCAAGACCTCGTTCATGGCGGCGGCCACGACGCAGCAGAACACCGACGTTTCCGATCTCGGACAGGATACGAGCAAGACGGGCACGACCGGCGCGACGCCCAACCAGGCGACGACGGCCACGAACCCGAACGCAGCCGCGCATCCGCAAGCCGCCAAGCCGCAGGTCGACGGTAACACGACCGAGGCCAAGGCCGACGCATCAGACAAGACCGCTCCCGCCGCACCCGCCACGGCATCGACGCACGACCATACGGCGAGCACCCAGGCGCTGACCAGCACGACGGACACCAGCGCCCAGGCCGCGGTCGCGGTGCAGGCGCCGCAGACCACGACGACCTCGGTCGCCGGCGCATCGACGGCGACCCTGACCGCGACTGCCGCCACCGCGACCGCGGTGCCAATCAGCGGCCTGCCGGTCACGATCGCCGCGGCCGCGCGCAGCGGCAAGACCCAGTTCGACGTCAGCCTCGATCCTGTCGAACTCGGACGCATCGACGTGCGCATCAACGTCGACCGCAACGGCCAGGTCACCTCGCATCTCACCGTCGAGAAGCCGGAGACGCTCTCGATGCTGCGGCAGGACGCGCCGCAATTGCAGCGCGCGCTCGACGATGCCGGCCTCAAGACCGGCAGCAACGGCCTGTCGTTCAGCCTGCGCGACCAGAACTCGTCCGGGCAGAACTCGGGCAACAACAACGACAATGGCAGCAACGCCCGCCGGCTGATCATCAGCGACGAGGACGCAGCTCCGGCCGCGCCCGTGGGACGCGGCTACGGCCGCATGCTCGGATCGAGCAGCGGCGTCGATATCAGAGTGTGA
- a CDS encoding DUF1153 domain-containing protein — MTEPHRPRVKYVIGPDGSPLTIADLPAPGTKRWVIRRKAEVVAAVRGGLLSLEEACSRYTLTVDEFLSWQFSIDQHGLAGLRTTRIQQYRQ; from the coding sequence ATGACAGAACCCCATCGCCCGAGGGTGAAATACGTCATCGGGCCGGACGGCAGCCCTTTGACGATCGCGGACCTGCCTGCACCGGGGACCAAACGCTGGGTCATCCGACGCAAGGCTGAAGTCGTTGCCGCCGTCCGAGGAGGCCTCCTCTCCCTCGAGGAAGCCTGCAGCCGTTACACCCTGACGGTCGACGAATTCCTCTCCTGGCAGTTTTCCATCGACCAGCATGGTCTGGCCGGACTGCGCACCACGCGCATCCAGCAGTATCGCCAGTAA
- a CDS encoding AraC family transcriptional regulator: protein MKLTGFYGQAVTQYFHLEHQPSSLITRSLRNAEIAVTEVRDDTPVEGPSGEMDLQDAYVVSLKLCDYPNAVRWERGKPAAKTDIRAGATHLYDMKKNPRFIINKPLHHLHFYLPRSALDGIAEQAGAPRVGELPSQLGVGHDDPVIRHIGGGILQALRRPAETNRLFIDYTMLAFTAHVAQTYGGLRTIRTLARGGLAPWQAKQACESLNADLGGTLSLQQVAAEFGLSVSHFSRAFRISTGLPPHQWLLRQRVKAAQQLMSVRDLPLAEIAISAGFANQSHMTKVFAALVGVSPATWRREVLGVRDSVARSSG, encoded by the coding sequence ATGAAGCTGACGGGTTTCTACGGTCAGGCTGTGACCCAGTACTTTCATCTGGAGCATCAACCGTCCTCGTTGATCACGCGTTCGCTGCGCAATGCCGAGATCGCGGTTACTGAGGTCCGGGATGATACCCCTGTGGAAGGCCCTTCCGGCGAGATGGATCTTCAGGATGCCTATGTTGTCAGCCTGAAACTTTGCGATTACCCCAACGCCGTGCGCTGGGAGCGCGGCAAGCCTGCCGCCAAGACCGATATTCGTGCGGGCGCAACACACCTGTACGACATGAAGAAAAATCCGCGATTCATCATCAACAAGCCGTTACATCACCTTCATTTCTATCTTCCGCGCTCGGCACTCGACGGCATCGCTGAGCAGGCCGGCGCACCGCGCGTGGGTGAGCTCCCCTCCCAGCTCGGCGTCGGCCATGATGACCCGGTCATCCGTCATATCGGTGGGGGAATCCTGCAAGCGTTGCGTCGACCGGCTGAGACCAACCGGCTCTTCATCGATTACACGATGCTCGCATTTACCGCGCACGTTGCGCAGACCTATGGGGGGCTGCGAACTATCCGCACGCTGGCCCGCGGCGGTCTCGCTCCATGGCAGGCCAAACAAGCCTGCGAAAGTCTCAACGCCGATCTCGGTGGAACGCTTTCGTTGCAGCAGGTCGCGGCCGAGTTTGGCCTCTCGGTCAGCCATTTCTCACGCGCGTTTCGCATCTCAACCGGCCTGCCGCCGCACCAATGGCTGCTTCGCCAGCGCGTGAAAGCGGCCCAGCAGTTGATGAGCGTGCGTGACTTGCCCCTGGCCGAGATTGCGATATCAGCCGGATTCGCCAATCAGAGCCACATGACAAAGGTCTTTGCGGCCTTGGTCGGTGTGAGCCCGGCGACATGGCGTCGCGAGGTGCTCGGTGTCAGGGACAGCGTGGCACGATCGTCCGGCTAG
- the fliF gene encoding flagellar basal-body MS-ring/collar protein FliF: MQGLLDFLKGIGAARFGAMIAVTAALIGFFAFVIMRVTTPQMTTLFTDLSVEDSSGIIKDLERQGIQFELRNEGSIIMVPKDKVTRLRMKLAEGGLPKGGGVGYEVFDKSDALGTTSFVQNINHLRALEGELARTIRAIDRIQAARVHLVLPERPLFSREAPEPSASIVVRVRGSLEAQQIRAIRHLVASAVNGLKPQRVSIVDESGQLLADGAASDPEQAVGDERRTAFEKRIRKQVEDIVSSVVGSGRARVQLSADFDFNKITQTSDKFDPEGRVLRSSQTREESSLTADNNGQVTVNNELPGNSSGGTAVAARDQSKKTEETNNYEISRTTKTEVTEAGRVNRISVAVLVDGIYSKNDKGDLVYQDRTKEQLDRIATLVRSAIGFDQKRGDQVEVVNLRFADAPSTAPIAEPSGFLGMLQFTKDDVMYFVELGVMMLLGLIVMFMVIRPLVKRILASDEVAALTSALSAPALTDESGSASGGGHALVPSGSATASAIDVATVQGQVHAQSVHRVGELAERNPNETVAIIRQWLSEPAK, from the coding sequence TTGCAAGGTCTGTTGGACTTCCTGAAAGGTATCGGCGCCGCCCGGTTCGGGGCGATGATCGCGGTCACCGCCGCGCTCATCGGCTTCTTTGCCTTCGTCATCATGCGCGTGACCACGCCGCAGATGACGACGCTGTTCACCGACCTCAGCGTTGAAGATTCCTCCGGCATTATCAAAGACCTAGAACGCCAGGGCATCCAGTTCGAGCTGCGCAATGAGGGCAGCATCATCATGGTGCCCAAGGACAAGGTCACGCGGCTGCGGATGAAGCTTGCCGAAGGCGGCCTGCCCAAGGGCGGCGGCGTCGGCTACGAGGTGTTCGACAAGTCGGACGCGCTCGGCACCACCAGCTTCGTCCAGAACATCAATCATCTGCGCGCGCTCGAGGGCGAGCTCGCCCGCACCATCCGCGCCATCGACCGCATCCAGGCCGCCCGCGTCCACCTCGTCCTGCCGGAGCGCCCGCTGTTCTCGCGCGAGGCGCCGGAGCCGTCGGCCTCGATCGTGGTGCGGGTCCGCGGCTCGCTGGAGGCACAGCAGATCCGCGCCATCCGCCATCTCGTCGCCTCCGCCGTCAACGGGTTGAAGCCGCAGCGCGTCTCGATCGTCGACGAATCCGGTCAGTTGCTCGCCGATGGTGCGGCGAGCGATCCGGAGCAGGCCGTCGGCGACGAGCGCCGCACCGCGTTCGAGAAGCGGATACGCAAGCAGGTCGAGGACATCGTCTCCTCGGTGGTCGGCTCGGGCCGCGCCCGGGTGCAGCTCTCAGCCGATTTCGACTTCAACAAGATCACCCAGACCTCCGACAAGTTCGATCCCGAAGGCCGCGTGCTGCGCTCGAGCCAGACCCGGGAAGAGAGCAGCCTCACCGCCGACAACAACGGCCAGGTCACCGTCAACAACGAGCTGCCGGGTAATTCATCGGGCGGCACGGCGGTCGCGGCCCGCGACCAGAGCAAGAAGACCGAAGAAACCAACAATTACGAGATCTCCCGCACCACCAAGACCGAGGTGACCGAGGCCGGCCGCGTCAACCGCATCTCGGTCGCGGTGCTGGTCGACGGCATCTATTCCAAGAACGACAAGGGCGATCTGGTCTATCAGGACCGCACCAAGGAGCAGCTCGACCGCATCGCCACGCTGGTGCGCTCGGCGATCGGCTTCGACCAGAAGCGCGGCGACCAGGTCGAGGTCGTCAACCTGCGCTTTGCCGACGCGCCGTCGACCGCCCCGATCGCCGAGCCATCGGGCTTCCTCGGCATGCTCCAGTTCACCAAGGACGACGTGATGTACTTCGTCGAGCTCGGCGTGATGATGCTGCTCGGCCTCATCGTGATGTTCATGGTGATCCGGCCGCTGGTGAAGCGGATCCTTGCCTCCGACGAGGTCGCGGCCCTGACCAGCGCGCTGAGCGCCCCTGCGCTGACCGACGAATCCGGTTCCGCCTCTGGCGGCGGCCACGCGCTGGTCCCGAGCGGCAGCGCCACGGCGAGCGCGATCGACGTCGCCACCGTCCAAGGCCAGGTCCACGCCCAGTCCGTTCATCGCGTCGGCGAGCTCGCCGAGCGCAACCCCAATGAAACCGTCGCCATCATCCGCCAGTGGCTGAGCGAACCCGCGAAATGA
- a CDS encoding class I SAM-dependent methyltransferase translates to MAADISRAGVEKAYGRWAPVYDLVFGKVFDAGRQSTIAEADKIGGRILDVGVGTGLSLSDYSRSTKICGVDISEPMLRKAQARVRAEKLGNVEVLSVMDAKNLAFPSSFFDAVVAQYVITAVPDPEGTLDEFVRVLKPGGELILVNHIGAESGPRKLFELAFAPLARRLGWRPEFPWDRLVNWQKRHGGITLAERRPMPPMGHFSLIRYRKS, encoded by the coding sequence ATGGCAGCAGATATCTCGCGCGCCGGGGTCGAGAAGGCCTATGGCCGCTGGGCGCCGGTCTACGATCTCGTGTTCGGCAAGGTGTTCGACGCGGGACGCCAGTCGACCATTGCGGAGGCCGACAAGATCGGTGGCCGCATCCTCGACGTCGGCGTCGGCACCGGCCTGTCGCTGTCGGATTATTCACGCTCGACGAAAATCTGCGGCGTCGACATTTCCGAGCCGATGCTGCGCAAGGCGCAAGCGCGCGTGCGCGCGGAGAAGCTTGGCAATGTCGAGGTGCTCAGTGTGATGGATGCGAAGAACCTCGCATTCCCCAGTTCCTTCTTTGACGCGGTGGTCGCGCAATATGTCATCACCGCAGTGCCCGATCCCGAAGGCACGCTCGACGAGTTCGTGCGTGTGCTCAAGCCCGGCGGCGAGCTCATCCTCGTCAATCACATCGGCGCGGAAAGCGGACCGCGAAAACTGTTCGAGCTCGCCTTTGCGCCGCTCGCGCGCCGGCTCGGCTGGCGCCCGGAGTTTCCCTGGGACCGCCTCGTCAACTGGCAGAAGCGCCACGGTGGCATCACGCTCGCAGAGCGGCGGCCGATGCCGCCGATGGGCCACTTTTCGCTGATCCGCTACCGCAAATCGTGA
- a CDS encoding LysR family transcriptional regulator, which produces MDLRDLTYFEVIADLGHMGRAADKLGRTQPALTKCIQRLEEAVGADLFERTGRGITLTRVGEVLLARARRMREAMEESLREVTDFAAGAAGRVSIGCGATMGEYLLPQICRAIIADAPGLAIEVQIGMSGVVRAALRERTLDLAIGPILASDEQEFRHEAFGMDEVVVVAAKDHPLCGKRLAIEDLVASKWVLPARTVAMRQWLDNVFEAHGLPPPVVQIETNSITTLPKLIADTALLSFTSTRNLHPLRLGSQLDRLMIDTTTMRRPLGFVTRRDGYLSPAAQRVVGLLKSKGRDFLEQVTLPGMTDASAAMPAIVVSRAERVHKRVRPSH; this is translated from the coding sequence GTGGACCTTCGCGACCTCACCTATTTTGAGGTGATTGCCGATTTGGGCCATATGGGCCGAGCCGCCGACAAGCTCGGTCGCACTCAACCAGCTCTGACAAAATGCATCCAGCGTCTCGAAGAAGCCGTGGGCGCCGATCTCTTCGAGCGAACAGGGCGTGGGATCACCCTCACGCGCGTCGGCGAGGTCCTCCTGGCACGCGCGCGACGAATGCGCGAGGCGATGGAGGAGTCGCTGCGCGAGGTCACCGATTTCGCTGCTGGTGCAGCGGGGCGCGTCAGTATCGGCTGTGGCGCCACGATGGGGGAATACCTGCTGCCGCAGATATGCCGGGCCATCATCGCCGATGCGCCCGGACTGGCGATCGAAGTGCAGATTGGAATGAGTGGCGTCGTCAGGGCAGCGCTTCGCGAGCGGACCCTCGATCTCGCGATTGGACCGATACTTGCCTCGGACGAGCAGGAGTTCAGGCACGAAGCGTTTGGCATGGACGAAGTGGTCGTCGTCGCCGCAAAGGATCATCCACTTTGCGGCAAGCGGCTCGCTATCGAGGATCTGGTCGCGTCGAAATGGGTGCTGCCGGCCCGCACCGTCGCGATGCGTCAGTGGCTCGACAACGTATTCGAAGCGCATGGTCTGCCGCCGCCGGTCGTCCAGATCGAGACCAACTCGATCACGACGTTGCCCAAGCTGATCGCCGACACGGCGCTGCTCAGCTTTACGTCCACGCGAAACCTTCATCCTCTTCGACTGGGCAGCCAGCTCGACCGGTTGATGATCGACACCACGACGATGCGAAGGCCGCTCGGCTTCGTAACCCGCCGGGACGGCTATCTCTCTCCGGCTGCGCAGCGGGTCGTCGGCCTGCTCAAATCCAAAGGGCGCGATTTCCTCGAGCAGGTCACGTTGCCGGGCATGACGGATGCCTCCGCCGCCATGCCTGCGATCGTGGTCAGTCGGGCGGAGCGAGTCCATAAACGCGTGCGACCGTCCCACTGA
- a CDS encoding flagellar hook assembly protein FlgD gives MTTTNAATAPSVVSGTTQTSSSSSSGLSSTTGSTLAGNFQTFLTLLTTQLQNQNPLDPLDTNQFTQQLVQFAGVEQQLKTNDSLSQLVTLQQTTQATQALGFVGKTAVVDGTTATMTSSSATWHLNVPSSATVDISIANSSGQTVFTGKYTAGAGSDIPFTWNGQGNDGTQWPDGKYTISATGKDASGNSVGVAAQVQGTVSSVDLTQSPPLLTIDGNTYTVSQIKSIVSSSN, from the coding sequence ATGACCACCACGAATGCCGCCACCGCCCCGTCAGTCGTTTCCGGCACGACCCAGACGTCGTCCTCGTCGAGCTCCGGCCTGAGCTCGACCACGGGATCGACGCTTGCCGGCAATTTCCAGACCTTCCTGACGCTGCTGACGACGCAGCTCCAGAACCAGAACCCGCTCGATCCGCTCGATACCAACCAATTCACCCAGCAGCTCGTGCAGTTCGCAGGCGTCGAACAGCAGCTCAAGACCAACGACTCGCTGTCCCAGCTCGTCACCTTGCAACAAACCACGCAGGCAACGCAGGCGCTGGGTTTCGTCGGCAAGACCGCCGTGGTCGACGGCACCACCGCGACGATGACCAGTTCGTCGGCGACCTGGCATCTCAACGTGCCCTCCAGCGCTACGGTCGACATCTCGATCGCCAACTCGAGCGGCCAGACCGTCTTCACCGGCAAGTACACCGCCGGCGCCGGCTCCGACATTCCGTTCACCTGGAACGGCCAGGGCAATGACGGCACGCAGTGGCCTGACGGCAAATATACGATCAGCGCGACCGGTAAGGACGCATCGGGGAATTCGGTCGGCGTCGCCGCGCAGGTCCAGGGCACGGTGTCTTCGGTCGACCTGACGCAGTCGCCGCCGCTGCTGACGATCGACGGCAACACCTACACGGTCAGCCAGATCAAGAGCATCGTCAGCAGCAGCAATTAA
- the fliG gene encoding flagellar motor switch protein FliG, with the protein MAPSLQNANSQDITSVISTLGQRAGNRAKDGKSSEQLAGPRRAAILMLALGEQYGGKIWSLLDDEEVRQLSLEMSTLGTVEVDTVEDMLLEFVSRMSASGALMGNFDATERLLQQYLAPERVNGIMDEIRGPAGRNMWEKLSNVQEEVLANYLKNEYPQTIAVVLSKLKPEHAARVLGILPEELALDVVNRMLKMEAVQKEVIESVEKTLRVEFMSNLSQTRRRDAHEVMAEIFNNFDRQTETRFITSLEEENRESAERIKALMFTFDDLVKLDSGSAQTLMRNVDKDKLAVALKSANEDVRNFFFGNMSSRAAKMLQDDMAAMGPVRLRDVDEAQALLVNLAKDLAAKGEIMLTKNRADDELVY; encoded by the coding sequence ATGGCCCCTTCCTTGCAAAACGCCAACTCGCAAGACATCACCAGCGTGATCTCGACGCTCGGGCAGCGCGCCGGCAACCGGGCCAAGGACGGCAAGTCCTCCGAGCAGCTGGCGGGACCGAGGCGCGCCGCAATCCTGATGCTGGCGCTCGGCGAGCAATATGGCGGCAAGATCTGGTCGCTGCTCGACGACGAGGAGGTGCGCCAGCTCTCGCTGGAGATGTCCACCCTCGGCACGGTCGAGGTCGACACGGTCGAGGACATGCTGCTCGAATTCGTCTCGCGCATGTCGGCTTCCGGCGCGCTGATGGGCAATTTCGACGCCACCGAGCGGCTGCTGCAGCAATACCTGGCTCCGGAGCGCGTCAACGGCATCATGGACGAGATCCGCGGCCCTGCGGGGCGCAACATGTGGGAGAAGCTCTCCAACGTGCAGGAAGAGGTGCTCGCCAACTACCTGAAGAACGAATATCCGCAGACCATCGCGGTGGTGCTGTCCAAGCTCAAGCCGGAGCACGCCGCGCGCGTCCTCGGCATCCTGCCCGAGGAGCTGGCGCTCGATGTCGTCAACCGCATGCTGAAGATGGAGGCGGTGCAGAAGGAGGTCATCGAGAGCGTGGAGAAGACGCTTCGCGTCGAGTTCATGTCGAACCTGTCGCAGACCCGCCGCCGCGACGCTCACGAGGTGATGGCGGAAATCTTCAACAATTTCGATCGCCAGACCGAAACCCGCTTCATTACCTCCCTGGAAGAGGAGAACCGGGAATCGGCCGAGCGCATCAAGGCCCTGATGTTCACCTTCGACGACCTCGTCAAGCTGGACTCCGGCTCCGCCCAGACGTTGATGCGCAACGTCGACAAGGACAAGCTCGCCGTCGCGCTGAAGAGCGCCAACGAGGACGTCCGCAACTTCTTCTTCGGAAACATGTCCTCACGCGCAGCCAAGATGCTCCAGGACGACATGGCGGCGATGGGACCGGTCCGGTTGCGTGATGTCGACGAGGCGCAGGCGCTGCTGGTCAACCTCGCCAAGGACCTCGCCGCCAAGGGTGAGATCATGCTGACCAAGAACCGCGCTGACGACGAGTTGGTGTATTGA